One window from the genome of Gemmatimonas sp. encodes:
- the glpK gene encoding glycerol kinase GlpK yields the protein MSVLAIDQGTTGTTCLVIARDGRVMGRAYREITQHYPAPGWVEHDAHEILERTLDAAREAMAAAAQAGAEAPVCVGITNQRETIVLWERATGRAVHRAIVWQDRRTAARCAELEPHKARIGALTGLVTDPYFSGTKLEWLLAQGDHHARADRGELCAGTIDSWLVWHLTGGAVHATDHTNASRTMLYDIHRRVWSEELCALFGVSPALLPAVVSSSGEVGRTTVATLGVSLPITGIAGDQQAALFGQGGWSAGDGKNTYGTGAFLLLNTGTHQPASGSGLLTTIACDERGEPVYALEASIFIAGAAVQWLRDGLGIIATSRETEALARSLPSNEGVYFVPALVGLGAPDWEPNARGTIVGITRGTGVAHFARAALEAMAYATRDVLGDMRTHGRVPFDKLRVDGGATANDWLMQFQADVLGVPVDRPDMVETTALGAAGLAGLAAGVWANGSEFLASRPFTRFSPSAGGTAAAAAAYEGWRRAVRAALGWARDSR from the coding sequence ATGTCCGTCCTCGCCATCGATCAGGGTACCACCGGCACCACCTGTCTCGTCATCGCCCGCGATGGGCGCGTCATGGGCCGCGCCTACCGCGAAATCACGCAGCACTACCCGGCCCCCGGATGGGTGGAGCACGATGCGCATGAGATTCTTGAGCGCACGCTCGATGCGGCCCGCGAGGCAATGGCGGCGGCGGCGCAGGCGGGCGCCGAGGCGCCGGTGTGCGTGGGGATCACCAACCAGCGCGAGACCATCGTGCTCTGGGAACGGGCCACGGGACGTGCCGTGCACCGGGCCATCGTGTGGCAGGATCGGCGCACCGCCGCGCGATGCGCCGAACTCGAACCCCACAAGGCGCGCATTGGCGCACTCACGGGACTGGTGACCGACCCCTACTTCAGCGGGACAAAGTTGGAGTGGCTGCTGGCGCAGGGCGATCACCACGCGCGTGCCGATCGCGGCGAGCTGTGCGCGGGGACGATCGACAGCTGGCTGGTGTGGCACCTGACCGGCGGGGCGGTCCACGCCACCGATCACACGAATGCGTCGCGCACCATGCTGTACGACATTCACCGGCGCGTCTGGAGCGAGGAGCTGTGCGCGCTGTTCGGGGTGTCGCCCGCCCTGCTGCCCGCGGTGGTGTCGTCGAGCGGCGAAGTGGGGCGCACCACCGTGGCCACGCTTGGCGTGTCGCTGCCCATTACCGGTATCGCCGGCGACCAGCAGGCCGCGCTCTTCGGGCAGGGAGGGTGGAGCGCCGGCGACGGCAAGAACACCTACGGTACCGGCGCCTTCCTGCTGCTGAACACGGGCACGCACCAGCCGGCGTCGGGCTCCGGCCTGCTCACCACCATCGCCTGTGACGAGCGCGGGGAGCCGGTGTATGCCCTCGAGGCCTCCATCTTCATTGCCGGCGCCGCCGTGCAGTGGTTGCGCGACGGGCTGGGGATCATTGCCACGAGCCGTGAGACGGAGGCGCTCGCCCGCTCGTTGCCCTCCAACGAAGGGGTGTACTTCGTGCCCGCGCTCGTGGGGCTCGGCGCGCCGGACTGGGAGCCCAACGCCCGTGGTACCATTGTCGGCATTACCCGCGGGACCGGCGTGGCGCACTTCGCGCGCGCGGCGCTCGAGGCCATGGCCTACGCCACCCGCGACGTACTGGGGGACATGCGCACCCACGGTCGGGTGCCGTTCGACAAGCTGCGGGTGGACGGCGGCGCCACCGCCAACGATTGGCTCATGCAATTCCAGGCCGATGTACTGGGGGTGCCGGTCGACCGCCCGGACATGGTCGAAACGACGGCCCTCGGAGCCGCCGGCCTGGCCGGTCTGGCGGCCGGTGTCTGGGCCAACGGGAGCGAATTCCTGGCCAGCCGGCCGTTCACGCGCTTCTCCCCCTCGGCGGGCGGAACGGCCGCGGCCGCTGCCGCGTATGAAGGGTGGCGCCGCGCCGTCCGGGCGGCGCTGGGGTGGGCCCGTGACTCCCGGTAG
- a CDS encoding zinc ribbon domain-containing protein — translation MALPEGALPLVVGTGLALAALTLVLSPLLGAMDASESVKPARKRRRDEDEAVNTAVDALREIEFDRETGKLSESDYADMKQRYTREALAELRAAEAAAGGGTVAAPAPARAVLDGALDPVEAAIARARADVRSCGVCGPRPEPDATYCSSCGRYLPEKCGACGTAIDLVGSRFCSGCGTQLAAA, via the coding sequence ATGGCCCTGCCCGAAGGCGCCCTGCCGCTGGTGGTGGGGACCGGCCTGGCGCTCGCCGCCCTCACCCTCGTGCTGTCGCCGCTGCTTGGGGCCATGGATGCGTCGGAGAGCGTGAAGCCGGCGCGCAAGCGGCGCCGCGACGAGGACGAAGCGGTCAATACCGCCGTCGATGCCCTCCGCGAAATCGAATTCGATCGCGAAACCGGGAAGCTGAGCGAGAGCGATTACGCCGATATGAAGCAGCGCTACACCCGCGAAGCACTGGCGGAGCTGCGGGCGGCGGAGGCGGCGGCGGGTGGTGGCACCGTCGCAGCGCCCGCGCCGGCGCGGGCCGTACTCGATGGCGCGCTCGATCCGGTGGAAGCGGCCATTGCCCGTGCCCGCGCCGACGTGCGCAGCTGCGGGGTGTGCGGACCGCGGCCGGAGCCGGATGCCACGTATTGCTCCAGCTGCGGGCGCTATCTGCCGGAAAAGTGTGGTGCGTGCGGCACGGCAATCGATCTGGTCGGCTCGCGCTTCTGCAGCGGCTGCGGCACGCAACTCGCCGCAGCCTGA
- the recF gene encoding DNA replication and repair protein RecF (All proteins in this family for which functions are known are DNA-binding proteins that assist the filamentation of RecA onto DNA for the initiation of recombination or recombinational repair.) gives MLQHLTARDYRNFARLDVAVPPAGVVIVGENGHGKTNLLEAAAFLGSLRSFRGARDADVVRFGAAAFHVRATLAAPAAWTTVSVGYERSTKRKRATLDGVEQSRLTNALGALPSVAFSPDDVTLVTGAPSDRRRYLDVMLALSSPAYLQALQQYRAALLRRNATLRTAQRDGGRGDYAAQVQLWEPALAEYGGVIAAARHRFVQEQGARYAQLCAAIGEREPALLRCVAAGGDNTDALCTSSHAQSAALTRAFAQQRASELRRGVTLAGPHRDELLLQLGARDLRTFGSAGQQRSAAIALRLLELSTLRAALGHAPLLLLDDPFAELDLRRAGRVLELLEDAGATQVLLAVPRDEDIPAAFTRLERRTMHDGVLT, from the coding sequence GTGCTCCAGCACCTGACCGCGCGCGACTATCGCAACTTCGCGCGCCTCGACGTGGCGGTGCCCCCCGCCGGTGTGGTGATCGTGGGGGAGAACGGGCACGGCAAGACCAACCTGCTGGAAGCCGCGGCGTTTCTGGGGTCGCTCCGCTCCTTCCGTGGCGCGCGGGATGCCGATGTGGTGCGCTTCGGCGCAGCCGCGTTTCACGTGCGGGCCACGCTAGCGGCCCCGGCGGCGTGGACCACCGTGAGCGTGGGCTACGAACGTTCCACCAAGCGCAAGCGCGCCACCCTCGACGGCGTGGAGCAGTCGCGGCTCACCAATGCGCTGGGAGCGTTGCCGTCGGTGGCCTTCTCGCCCGATGACGTGACGCTGGTGACCGGCGCCCCGAGTGACCGCCGGCGCTACCTCGACGTGATGCTCGCCCTGTCCTCACCGGCGTACCTGCAGGCGCTGCAGCAGTATCGGGCCGCGCTGCTGCGACGCAATGCCACGTTGCGTACGGCGCAGCGGGATGGCGGGCGTGGCGACTACGCGGCGCAGGTGCAGCTCTGGGAGCCGGCGCTCGCGGAATACGGGGGAGTCATTGCCGCGGCGCGTCACCGGTTCGTGCAGGAACAGGGCGCGCGCTATGCCCAGCTGTGCGCGGCCATCGGTGAGCGGGAGCCGGCGCTGTTGCGCTGCGTGGCGGCAGGCGGCGACAACACCGACGCGCTGTGCACCAGCAGCCACGCGCAGTCGGCCGCGCTCACGCGCGCCTTTGCGCAACAGCGCGCCAGCGAACTGCGGCGTGGCGTAACGCTGGCGGGTCCGCACCGCGACGAGCTGCTGCTGCAACTGGGGGCGCGCGACCTGCGCACCTTCGGATCGGCCGGGCAGCAGCGGAGCGCGGCCATTGCGCTGCGCCTGCTGGAACTCTCCACGTTGCGCGCGGCGCTGGGCCATGCCCCGCTGTTGCTGCTCGACGATCCCTTCGCCGAGCTCGACCTGCGTCGTGCGGGGCGTGTCCTGGAGCTGCTGGAGGACGCCGGGGCGACGCAGGTGCTGCTGGCCGTGCCGCGGGACGAGGACATTCCGGCGGCCTTCACCCGGCTTGAGCGGCGCACGATGCACGACGGCGTGCTCACATGA
- a CDS encoding cytochrome c-type biogenesis protein CcmH, whose amino-acid sequence MESRNPLTSRSGQSRRAFLLRAGALTAGTALVSRRALAQQPAAAAPGGEEMTSDSYKPVSRPPKPGAKPTMDAKQLEAFERELACPCPCTLDIYTCRTTDFSCGISPAVHGDIQRLVDGGYSGAEIMEALTGTYGDFILNAPRKEGFSLVAWFAPFAAVAIGGVGIGVLLRSWRMNAKRTESARPSRTAATTGETTLDATPEELAKLQAALREER is encoded by the coding sequence ATGGAGTCCCGTAATCCGCTCACCTCCCGCAGCGGGCAGTCGCGGCGGGCGTTCCTCCTGCGGGCGGGTGCGCTGACTGCCGGAACGGCGCTCGTGTCCCGTCGCGCGTTGGCGCAGCAGCCCGCTGCGGCGGCCCCGGGTGGCGAGGAGATGACATCGGACAGCTACAAGCCGGTGTCGCGCCCACCCAAGCCCGGCGCGAAGCCGACCATGGACGCGAAGCAGCTCGAAGCCTTCGAGCGTGAACTGGCCTGTCCGTGTCCGTGCACGCTCGACATTTACACGTGCCGGACCACCGACTTCTCCTGCGGCATTTCGCCGGCGGTGCACGGTGACATTCAGCGTCTGGTGGACGGTGGCTACAGCGGCGCCGAGATCATGGAGGCGCTCACCGGTACCTACGGCGACTTCATCCTCAACGCGCCGCGCAAGGAAGGGTTCAGCCTCGTGGCGTGGTTTGCCCCGTTTGCGGCGGTGGCCATAGGGGGGGTCGGCATTGGTGTGCTGCTGCGCAGCTGGCGCATGAATGCGAAGCGCACGGAGTCTGCACGTCCGTCGCGCACGGCAGCAACCACCGGCGAGACCACTCTCGATGCCACCCCCGAGGAACTGGCCAAGTTGCAGGCGGCCTTACGGGAGGAGCGGTAA
- the mtnA gene encoding S-methyl-5-thioribose-1-phosphate isomerase, whose product MHIPSVGWSPDTGALRILDQRFLPERELVRDLVALSETIDAIRTLAVRGAPAIGVAAAIGLAVSLAADSGGQGSTARALLPEYASRLVDARPTAVNLAWAVHRLLRLAADTDDERLLEALRVEAEVIRQEDVQMCAAMGRHGLPLVPDGARILTHCNAGALATAGTGTALAPIYAAHAAGRLVTVYANETRPLRQGARLTAWELSRAGIHVTVLPDGAAASLLAQRQVDLVIVGADRITANGDVANKVGTYGVALAARAHAVPFYVAAPWSTIDPATATGADIVIEHRSSDELGELPPGVPAWNPAFDVTPHKLVTGYLTDRGLVTPPFA is encoded by the coding sequence ATGCATATCCCCTCCGTGGGCTGGTCCCCCGACACCGGCGCGCTCCGCATCCTCGACCAGCGCTTCCTCCCCGAGCGCGAGCTGGTGCGCGACCTCGTCGCGCTCTCCGAGACGATCGACGCCATCCGGACGCTGGCGGTGCGTGGTGCCCCCGCCATCGGGGTGGCCGCCGCCATTGGCCTGGCGGTCTCGCTGGCCGCTGACAGCGGGGGGCAGGGGAGTACCGCCCGTGCCCTGCTTCCGGAATACGCGTCGCGTCTCGTCGACGCCCGTCCCACGGCGGTGAATCTCGCCTGGGCCGTGCACCGGTTACTCCGGTTGGCTGCCGACACCGACGATGAGCGGCTGCTGGAGGCGCTGCGCGTGGAGGCCGAGGTGATCCGCCAGGAAGACGTGCAGATGTGCGCCGCCATGGGGCGGCATGGGCTGCCACTGGTGCCGGACGGGGCTCGCATTCTCACCCACTGCAACGCGGGGGCGCTGGCCACCGCGGGAACCGGGACGGCGCTCGCGCCGATCTACGCGGCCCATGCGGCCGGTCGCCTGGTGACGGTGTATGCCAACGAAACCCGTCCCCTCCGCCAGGGTGCGCGGCTCACGGCCTGGGAGCTGTCCCGTGCTGGCATTCACGTCACGGTGTTGCCCGACGGCGCGGCCGCGTCGCTCCTGGCGCAGCGGCAGGTGGATCTGGTGATCGTCGGCGCCGATCGCATCACGGCCAATGGGGATGTGGCGAACAAGGTGGGCACGTACGGGGTGGCCCTCGCGGCACGCGCCCATGCGGTACCGTTCTACGTGGCGGCGCCGTGGAGTACGATCGATCCGGCCACGGCAACGGGAGCCGACATCGTCATCGAACACCGCAGCAGCGATGAACTGGGCGAGCTGCCGCCCGGCGTGCCGGCGTGGAATCCCGCCTTCGACGTCACGCCGCACAAGCTCGTGACGGGCTATCTCACCGACCGCGGTCTCGTCACTCCTCCCTTCGCCTGA
- a CDS encoding cytochrome c maturation protein CcmE yields MKARNKFLLGGVLVLGTASYLMASSIDETATYYLTPGELAAKVAVNPRFSKNGVKIGARVVDGTIKRDPGGRELTFIMTDGTKTYPVHYRGVAPDTFTDGVDIVVEGRLDANGVFQATTLLAKCASRYENAPGQPGQYPPGAKHPDNVPKA; encoded by the coding sequence GTGAAAGCTCGCAACAAGTTCCTGCTCGGCGGCGTGCTGGTGCTCGGCACTGCCTCCTATCTCATGGCCAGCTCAATCGACGAGACGGCCACCTATTATCTCACGCCGGGTGAACTGGCGGCGAAGGTGGCCGTCAACCCGCGCTTCTCCAAGAACGGCGTGAAGATCGGAGCCCGAGTGGTGGACGGCACGATCAAACGTGACCCGGGCGGCCGCGAGCTGACGTTCATCATGACCGACGGTACGAAGACGTACCCGGTGCACTATCGCGGCGTCGCTCCCGACACCTTCACCGACGGCGTGGATATCGTGGTGGAGGGGCGTCTCGACGCCAACGGGGTGTTCCAGGCCACCACGCTCCTGGCCAAGTGCGCCTCGCGCTATGAGAACGCGCCGGGGCAGCCGGGGCAGTACCCGCCGGGTGCCAAGCACCCCGACAACGTCCCCAAGGCGTAA
- a CDS encoding heme lyase CcmF/NrfE family subunit, with protein sequence MILVGELSLWIALLMAAWTTTVSFAGGMQARPDLIKSGERAMYATFGFVVLASIGLWTALFTHDFSLKFVASFTSANLPKVYLFTAFWAGQEGSLLFWTLIMTMYAAIAVFTNRDKNRAMMPFVTGTLGVVALFFLMTMAFAENPFERLDWVPADGRGMNPQLQNPGMAAHPPMLYLGYVGTAVPFAFAIGALVTRQLDAQWLGAVRRWALVSWFFLTIGIVLGMWWAYVELGWAGYWAWDAVENSSFLPWLTVTAFLHSIMIQEKRGMLRKWNVTLVVLSFLLTILGTFITRSGVIESVHAFARSPIGNWFLGFLIAATAVTVYLVSTRLNDMQAKAELESMVSREAAFLYNNLVLVGICFATLWGTLFPILSEWVKGDKITVGPPFFNAVNGPLGLLLLALTGIGPLIAWRRASVANLQRQFTAPLIAGVVVFAALLALGMRDPYALASYLLAGFVFGTIIQEFVKGVGARRRMYSEGLLAAFFRLIGRNRRRYGGYIVHFGVVVLFCAFAGLMFKKDITATLKTGESVKMTDAYGHDWVFTSQGISFFEQLNRRVTAVTFDVTRDGKRMGLLSSEKRQHVNSRGEPTFEPSTEVGILESPKQDVYLVFTGAVDRDTAAVHINFNPLVWWVWFGGIVMAFGGLIVMWPQAQKAEREGGYVAQIPMGRELEPVGAGA encoded by the coding sequence ATGATTCTTGTTGGTGAGCTGTCGCTCTGGATCGCCCTGCTGATGGCGGCCTGGACGACCACGGTCTCCTTTGCGGGCGGCATGCAGGCGCGCCCCGATCTGATCAAGAGTGGCGAACGGGCCATGTACGCCACGTTCGGCTTCGTCGTCCTGGCCTCGATCGGCCTGTGGACGGCGCTCTTCACACACGATTTCTCGCTCAAGTTCGTCGCGTCGTTCACCAGCGCGAATCTGCCCAAGGTGTACCTGTTCACGGCATTCTGGGCCGGGCAGGAGGGGTCGCTGCTGTTCTGGACGCTCATCATGACGATGTACGCGGCCATCGCGGTGTTCACCAACCGCGACAAGAACCGGGCCATGATGCCGTTCGTGACGGGGACGCTGGGCGTCGTGGCGCTCTTCTTCCTCATGACCATGGCGTTCGCGGAGAATCCGTTCGAGCGCCTCGACTGGGTGCCGGCCGACGGCCGCGGCATGAACCCGCAGCTGCAGAACCCCGGCATGGCGGCGCACCCTCCCATGCTCTATCTCGGGTACGTCGGCACCGCGGTTCCCTTTGCCTTCGCCATTGGCGCGCTCGTCACGCGGCAGCTCGATGCGCAGTGGCTGGGGGCGGTGCGTCGCTGGGCCCTCGTGTCCTGGTTCTTCCTCACCATCGGCATCGTGCTGGGCATGTGGTGGGCTTACGTGGAGCTGGGCTGGGCCGGCTACTGGGCATGGGATGCGGTGGAGAACTCGTCGTTCCTGCCGTGGCTCACGGTGACGGCGTTCCTGCACAGCATCATGATCCAGGAAAAGCGCGGCATGCTGCGCAAGTGGAACGTGACGCTGGTGGTGCTGAGCTTCCTGCTCACCATTCTGGGCACGTTCATCACCCGTTCGGGTGTCATCGAAAGCGTGCACGCCTTCGCGCGCTCCCCGATCGGCAACTGGTTCCTCGGTTTCCTCATCGCGGCCACGGCGGTCACCGTGTACCTCGTGAGCACGCGCCTCAATGACATGCAGGCCAAGGCCGAGCTGGAAAGCATGGTGAGTCGCGAGGCCGCCTTCCTGTACAACAACCTGGTGCTGGTGGGCATCTGCTTCGCCACGCTCTGGGGCACGCTCTTCCCCATTCTTTCCGAGTGGGTGAAGGGCGACAAGATCACGGTGGGGCCGCCGTTCTTCAACGCGGTCAACGGCCCCCTCGGCTTGTTGCTGCTCGCGCTGACCGGCATCGGTCCGCTCATTGCCTGGCGCCGGGCCTCCGTGGCCAACCTGCAGCGGCAGTTCACGGCGCCGCTCATTGCGGGTGTGGTGGTCTTCGCGGCCCTGCTCGCACTGGGAATGCGTGACCCGTATGCCTTGGCGTCCTACCTGTTGGCCGGGTTCGTGTTCGGCACCATCATCCAGGAGTTCGTGAAGGGGGTGGGGGCACGGCGCCGCATGTACAGCGAAGGCCTCTTGGCGGCCTTCTTCCGCCTCATCGGTCGCAATCGCCGCCGCTACGGTGGCTACATCGTGCACTTCGGTGTGGTGGTGCTCTTCTGTGCCTTCGCCGGCCTCATGTTCAAGAAGGACATCACGGCCACGCTCAAGACCGGCGAGTCGGTGAAGATGACCGACGCCTACGGTCACGACTGGGTGTTCACCAGTCAGGGCATCTCGTTCTTCGAGCAGCTCAACCGGCGCGTGACGGCCGTGACGTTCGATGTCACCCGCGATGGCAAGCGCATGGGGCTGCTCTCCAGTGAGAAGCGCCAGCACGTGAATTCGCGCGGCGAGCCCACGTTCGAGCCGTCCACCGAGGTGGGCATTCTCGAGTCGCCCAAGCAGGACGTGTACTTGGTGTTCACAGGCGCCGTGGATCGGGACACCGCCGCGGTGCACATCAACTTCAACCCGCTCGTGTGGTGGGTCTGGTTTGGCGGCATCGTGATGGCCTTCGGGGGACTCATCGTGATGTGGCCGCAGGCGCAGAAGGCGGAACGCGAAGGCGGGTACGTGGCGCAGATCCCCATGGGGCGCGAACTCGAACCGGTGGGTGCGGGCGCGTGA
- the gyrB gene encoding DNA topoisomerase (ATP-hydrolyzing) subunit B gives MANSSAESEKEYGAESITVLKGLEAVRKRPGMYIGSTSARGLHHLVYEVVDNSIDEAMAGHAKRIFVTIHEDNSITVEDDGRGIPVDVHPVEKMPGVEIALTVLHAGGKFEKDAYAVSGGLHGVGVSVVNALSDNLKVWVKREGKEHYMDFARGTTTTKLKVLRTVAVKETGTKVWFKPDATIFQETTRYDWTTLASRLRELSYLNKGIQITLRDERPDESRDGQPREELFWANGGLRDMVTFLNGNKKPLHQDVVYLDTMRDGIAIEVALQYNDSYADTTFSFVNNINTHEGGTHLTGFKSALTSVINKYIERSSNLNKKDKEIRLSGDDVREGITAVLSVKVREPQFEGQTKTKLGNSEAEGAVRSVVNELLSQYLDEHPKTANAIIDKAISAARAREAARKARDLTRKKSALDVAALPGKLADCSLSDPALCEMYLVEGDSAGGSAKQGRKRDFQAILPLRGKIINVEKARFDKVLSNEEIRTIITAIGTGIKEEFDIAKCRYHKIIIMTDADVDGAHIRTLLLTFFFRQMPELIDAGFMYIAQPPLYRVAKGKEEFYAYSEKERDAYAERLGGPEGRGNIMIQRYKGLGEMNPEQLWKTTMDPETRTMLQVTMEDAVLADQTFQTLMGDEVEPRRLFIETNARFVSNLDI, from the coding sequence ATGGCCAACAGCAGCGCAGAGTCCGAGAAGGAATACGGCGCAGAATCCATCACCGTACTCAAGGGACTCGAAGCGGTCCGCAAGCGCCCCGGCATGTACATCGGCTCGACGTCGGCGCGCGGTCTGCACCATCTCGTGTACGAGGTCGTGGACAACTCGATCGACGAAGCGATGGCGGGCCATGCCAAGCGCATCTTCGTCACGATCCACGAAGACAATTCCATTACCGTCGAGGACGACGGCCGCGGCATTCCCGTGGACGTGCATCCCGTCGAGAAGATGCCCGGCGTGGAAATCGCCCTCACCGTGCTGCACGCCGGCGGCAAGTTCGAGAAGGATGCTTATGCCGTGTCGGGCGGTCTCCACGGCGTGGGCGTGTCGGTGGTGAACGCGCTCTCCGACAACCTCAAGGTGTGGGTGAAGCGGGAGGGGAAGGAGCACTACATGGACTTCGCGCGCGGCACGACCACCACGAAGCTCAAGGTGCTGCGCACGGTGGCGGTGAAGGAAACGGGCACCAAGGTCTGGTTCAAGCCCGACGCGACGATCTTCCAGGAAACCACGCGCTACGACTGGACCACGCTGGCCAGCCGGCTCCGGGAGCTCTCGTATCTCAACAAGGGCATCCAGATCACGCTGCGCGACGAGCGCCCCGACGAGAGTCGTGACGGGCAGCCGCGTGAGGAGCTGTTCTGGGCCAACGGCGGCCTCCGGGACATGGTCACGTTCCTCAACGGCAACAAGAAGCCGTTGCACCAGGATGTCGTGTACCTCGACACCATGCGCGACGGCATCGCCATCGAGGTGGCGCTGCAGTACAACGACAGCTACGCCGACACCACCTTTTCCTTCGTCAACAACATCAACACGCACGAAGGCGGCACGCACCTCACCGGCTTCAAGAGCGCGCTCACCTCGGTCATCAACAAGTACATCGAGCGCTCGAGCAATCTCAACAAGAAGGACAAGGAAATCCGTCTCTCCGGCGACGACGTGCGCGAGGGGATCACCGCGGTGCTCTCGGTGAAGGTGCGCGAGCCGCAGTTCGAAGGGCAGACCAAGACCAAGCTGGGCAACTCGGAGGCCGAGGGCGCCGTGCGCAGCGTGGTCAACGAGCTGCTCTCGCAGTACCTCGACGAACATCCGAAGACGGCCAACGCCATCATCGACAAGGCCATCTCGGCCGCCCGGGCGCGCGAGGCCGCGCGCAAGGCGCGCGATCTCACGCGCAAGAAGTCGGCACTCGATGTGGCCGCGCTTCCCGGCAAGCTGGCCGACTGCTCGCTGTCGGACCCGGCGCTCTGCGAGATGTACCTGGTGGAGGGCGACTCGGCCGGCGGGTCGGCCAAGCAGGGGCGCAAGCGGGATTTCCAGGCGATCCTGCCGCTGCGGGGCAAGATCATCAACGTGGAGAAGGCGCGCTTCGACAAGGTGCTCTCCAACGAGGAAATCCGCACCATCATCACGGCGATCGGCACCGGCATCAAGGAAGAGTTCGACATTGCGAAGTGCCGGTACCACAAGATCATCATCATGACCGACGCCGACGTGGACGGCGCGCACATCCGCACGTTGCTGCTCACGTTCTTCTTCCGGCAGATGCCCGAACTCATCGACGCCGGGTTCATGTACATCGCGCAACCGCCACTCTACCGCGTGGCCAAGGGCAAGGAAGAGTTCTACGCCTATTCCGAGAAGGAGCGCGACGCGTACGCCGAGCGTCTCGGCGGCCCGGAAGGGCGCGGCAACATCATGATTCAGCGCTACAAGGGGTTGGGCGAAATGAACCCCGAGCAACTCTGGAAGACGACCATGGACCCGGAAACGCGCACCATGCTGCAGGTCACCATGGAAGACGCCGTGCTGGCCGACCAGACGTTCCAGACGCTCATGGGCGACGAAGTCGAACCGCGGCGCCTGTTCATCGAAACGAACGCGCGGTTCGTGAGCAACCTCGACATCTGA
- a CDS encoding DUF721 domain-containing protein, translating to MSEHKRSPSKLGDVVASVLKHAGLTDRVAQAAVIPEWPALVGAQIAGVTEPLLLQQDGTLVVMVKTHAWMQELTLLEPQLLTRLNADTSRPPIVKLRWMLRR from the coding sequence ATGAGCGAACACAAGCGCTCGCCGTCGAAGTTGGGCGACGTGGTGGCGTCGGTGCTCAAGCATGCCGGGCTGACCGATCGCGTGGCGCAGGCGGCGGTGATTCCCGAGTGGCCCGCCCTGGTGGGCGCGCAGATTGCCGGCGTGACGGAGCCGCTGCTGCTGCAGCAGGACGGCACGCTGGTGGTGATGGTGAAGACCCACGCGTGGATGCAGGAGCTCACCCTGCTCGAGCCGCAGCTGCTGACGCGGCTCAATGCCGACACGTCGCGTCCGCCCATCGTGAAGTTGCGCTGGATGCTGCGCCGGTAA
- a CDS encoding enoyl-CoA hydratase-related protein: MYEFLTFDVADRIATITVNRPDKLNALNDATIAELGRAIDEANARADVAAVLLTGAGRSFIAGADISELESQSPLEAQRRARVGQAIFRRFETSPKPTVAAINGFALGGGCELAMACHVRLASDKAKLGQPEVKLGIVPGYGGTQRLPRLVGRGAALRLLLTGDMIDAAEALRLGLVDQVVAPEALLDTARTLLTTMAANAPLALAGCIEAVNRGQDVPLEEGCTIESDFFGLLSATADMKEGMRAFLEKRAATFTGR; this comes from the coding sequence ATGTACGAGTTCCTCACCTTCGACGTTGCCGACCGCATTGCCACCATCACGGTGAACCGGCCGGACAAGCTGAACGCGCTCAACGACGCCACCATTGCCGAACTCGGTCGCGCGATCGACGAGGCGAATGCCCGCGCCGACGTGGCGGCGGTGCTGCTCACCGGAGCGGGCCGGTCGTTCATTGCCGGCGCCGACATTTCGGAGCTGGAGAGTCAGTCGCCGCTCGAGGCGCAGCGCCGCGCGCGTGTGGGGCAGGCGATCTTCCGCCGTTTCGAAACCAGCCCCAAGCCGACGGTGGCGGCCATCAACGGGTTCGCGCTGGGCGGGGGCTGCGAACTCGCCATGGCGTGCCACGTGCGCCTCGCGAGTGACAAGGCGAAGCTTGGCCAGCCGGAGGTGAAGCTCGGGATCGTACCGGGCTACGGCGGCACGCAGCGGCTGCCACGCCTCGTGGGTCGTGGCGCCGCGCTCCGGTTGCTGCTCACCGGTGACATGATCGACGCCGCCGAGGCGCTGCGCCTCGGACTCGTGGATCAGGTGGTCGCGCCGGAGGCGTTGCTGGACACCGCGCGCACCCTGCTCACCACCATGGCGGCCAATGCCCCGCTCGCCCTGGCCGGGTGCATCGAGGCGGTGAACCGCGGGCAGGACGTCCCGCTCGAGGAAGGGTGCACCATCGAGAGCGATTTCTTCGGCCTGCTCTCGGCGACCGCCGACATGAAGGAAGGGATGCGGGCGTTCCTCGAGAAGCGCGCGGCCACCTTCACCGGCCGCTGA